In Rutidosis leptorrhynchoides isolate AG116_Rl617_1_P2 chromosome 6, CSIRO_AGI_Rlap_v1, whole genome shotgun sequence, the DNA window aaaaccttgtatacgtgtcccgatatttaaagtgcgtaaaataaatacagaaattaaatgacgataaataaaattgcgagaattaaattgcgataaaataaattgtgataattaaattgcgataatttaaattgcgacaaataaaatgtaatcagttagctaggaacaattagctaggaacagttagcgtggattcttaataaaatttctcatagttaatttgtctgtttctaacaaattttattttgtcatatgttttcttcattatgccacttgttggattctgataggtcaaaattcaaatatgtaattgaataaaaatggttattctgcggtgaacggatacatatatcggtggttgtaaaataggatagtaaatgactgttgaattagatttgaaagaatgtacagtgtacttattaatgtgaaatctaaatattcctcaggcattacctacccgttaaaatattttcaacattaatagtttgtacgaaagaatttttaattacaatctttatgaaaatatatatacatatatattttcatcagatgtaatcatggatttaaggagtcaatatgatattaaactcatttgatttaccattagaacaagaatatataatctctaaaacagtagagattacataatcgccatgtcgaacgaaaataaatgatgtaaaacgattcgcagattgatgattatgctcgagatatagaatgagatgttgaggcatggattgttgatggtactgttgctattattgatggtactgtcggTGTCgatgatgttgccgaagctggtatgtttttGCGCCATATTAtccaaggctataactcgggcgcgaagctcgttgacttcttccattattctgggatgattgtcagtatgatcgagcgaatgaataaggttttgaatctgacttgtgatatagtcgtggtgagatactctggaaatgagagagaaaatggtgttacgaacaggttcgccggtaagtgctttaggttcttcatcaagagtgcaggttggtgagtggaaaggatcgccttcttctcgtctccattaatttAGTCGACTACTAAACCATTAGATGGATTGGGAATGGcttattggttgattcattccggtgacactgctttcggagctcgagtgaaactctatgtcggaatagctgtcggaataactatcggaatagctatcgaaatctgagggactcgaactggttgagggattcatctcgtacgatcagatgaaggatttccgataagaaatagattaaatgatatagattagtaccttgcaatacataatttacatatgcatatataatattaaaatcccataagttacggaggaatctacggaatctgccaggcaaaggtaataataacagatacgctaagatatgaattttgtctatacacttttcatgcaatcattgcaatatgaTTTAtccagactaagaataatgagcaggtaattttctaaggatgataagcagatgatttccgacaaaaatgataagcaaaacttttgacatgcagacacggtcgaagtccagactcactaatgcatcctaacgactattagttagacatagtaatgtaagacctggttcgctaagaccaccgctctgataccaactgaagtgacccgtcctaatccatctggacgaagtcttcaacagttggtcccattacgaggttctgacccctatatgccatgaacgactccatgtaatatgagcaaatgcacagcggaaaaattttttcgtacctgagaataaaaatgctttaaagtgtcaaccaaaaggttggtgagttcataagtttatcataaaacaataaaattcatcatcaaAAGAGTTCATAAGTTTAAAGTGGCTATCGCACGTGAAAAGCTGAAAgctgctagagatcgacaaaagatgtatgcagatcctCGTCAACGACCAATGATGTTTACTGTGGGTGAACATGTGTATTTAAAAGTGTCATCGTGGAAGGGTGtaattcaatttggtaaacgaggaaaactagctccgagatacattggtccttttagaaTTCGTCAAGTGCTGAACGATCAAACTGTAGTGTTAGATATCCCTCCAGAGTTAGCAGGTATTCATGACACGTTTAACATCTGTtatattcgtaagtgtaaagtGGACGATGAAAATCAAATTCTCCCGCTCCAAGATCTGAAAGTAGATTCaagtaagaaattggtggaagaaccAGAGGATCGTCGACAGAAAAGTAACTAAGTTACGCAAGAAGCAGATTCCCATGGTGCTTTTAgaatggaagcatagtttaggcaccAATCTGACATGGGAGACCGAGGAGTTAATGACCTCTAGATACCCTCAGTTGTTTAACCTTAACCAGATTCCGAGGACTAAATctcctttaagggggtagatttgtaccaACCTCACTTTGGGCCTAGTGGATAATGACCTATTTACCCTTCTGTGTTATtaaagtgattttaataattatgtgttttgtaattattgtgtatgggataatgtgcgttttgtgacaaggatCACAGAACATATTCCCTTTTGTGATTTGGACttagaatgaataagttattaaagattttaGGTTTCAGATAACTGCTAAATACTCGTGTGTTAGACGGAAGAGCTTACCTTAATGTGAAGAAACCTAAATTACACATATATGTACTGTACGTTCATTTCCTTGACTTTTTTTTAGCAAGAACATAACCCTAAACACTCTTTTGCTCTCAAAATCCTTAAAATCAAGAAGTGTAAATCAAAGCTAGTAATTTCCTTCATCAGATTGTAGTGATTTCAAGCatcaaaacaaggtaaaaatctcagattttgatgaatccaaatgggttttaagtgggtTTAAAAATTAAGCTTTTTATGTTTGATTCTTGCCTTGAATGTGTTTGTGATACTTAATTGAGGTtagaaatagattatatatgtgttatatagtgttcttgggtcattggattgatcaaaacttgcagaaatcgagtttttggtgtAAAAAACTCAAAAACAGCGTGCTGGTGGTGTTCTTCAGCACCTACACGAGTGACAGCTCAACTACATGGTTGAGAACACTTTTTGGGGCTCAACCAcatggttgagggctcaaccgtacggttgaggtcTCAGCCACACGAGTGAGCAGTGGCCAGCATTTGGTAAAATTGtaaaggctgtaactttcaaaccgtaactccgtttttgacgaataaactatcgttagaattgtaTTGAGGAGTAGTttctaatgataaggttttaaacaCTAAATCAAACATTAGGTTGTGTTTAAAAAGCTCAAAGTGCAGTTGTACTGCTGTACTTGCTCAACTGTGCGTCTGAGacactcactcgtgcgagtgaggtgTCCATTCGCATGAGTGAGACACTTAACCATGTGAGTAGGTTTTATAATCACTATTATTAAGTGATAGGTCAGTCTTGTGAGTGAGGATACTCACCTGTGCGAGTGAGCATAGTCAGTCTcacgagtgagacctcatccgtgcgagtgacagtgtttgtatgtttgggtcaagtgtaattttgacccatttactgtATTGCTGTGATATTTATGCTAATGAGTAATTTGATTGAAAGTGTACTAACTATAGAACTGATATTTTCAGGTGATAAACGGAAAGGTGAAGgttcagtgatataagacaactgagtacttgtgcttaCAGGTGAGTGGAATTAcatttatggatgtgattatacaatgacaagtatagtgatccgtTCCATGTttaattagactgtgtaatgagtctgtgaccagtgcagtgactatatgtgattatgtgcgcacccagtgaacgtcgaggtgttttgtgtgacgtaagaggtcaatgctatttaccttgtgtatttagggtaatagtattgggtccaagtgttactggttagtggtatagtgtgaatgacgagtgcgtcatgtctggaagactataccagtgactcaGTAGTGTGAACTATCGGTATATTTcagcttgatcagctatgggttgccggtcctcttgtgtatgactttaagtgattaatgaccagtgcctataagctgtgcttgatgcttgtagtgatatccacctagatattgccattcacttagcgttatgctaattcccccacagtgttttgccctgcaagTGTGtgttagcagcttttggtgggttttgcaagATAATCGAAGATGTTTGACGCAGTGTTACTCTGATGTGTTTTGTAATAAACAATATGGTCAAATGGTTtgtagtaataacgtaacaccagtgTTTTGTGTAATCATATATTTCTGTACataatatatgatatgtatattaataagtcttccgctgtgagtgttttaaaaaaaaagaatgtgtatgtaaaaagtacggtgttacaacttAGGCTAAATACTATGTTGGATGCTATTTTTGTTGATTGATTTTGATACACATATGATGTTTTGATGTTTTGAGTAAATCGATTTCTTATTGATGTTAGTGGTTTAAATTGGTTGATATATACAATTGTCCTGATAAAGTGAACACTAGATGGAGTCTATTGTCTATGTTTTCAAATACTTAATCTATTATTAGTGAAATTGGTTGTGATTGTCTAATTTGGTGACTCGAATATAGAGTCTGTTGTAACTGATTAAGGTGGTAATTTGGGTTAGGTGATTTGGGCAATTACTGGACCAAGGGGTTGAATCAGTTAATCCAATAGTTGAATAAGTATCGGTTGTTTGTTTCTAAAAGAGAACTCTAAGTAACAGCTCTTAACCTTAATTCAGCCAATTTACTTAACCACAAGCAAAGAGgtatttggtgaaagggaaccctaagccaataaatcctagcttGAAAAGTTTATTAAAATAGAACTCTGGGTGAACACGTACGGTAAATTGCATATGTGTTGATATTTAATTAGGACTTAATCTTAATGCATCCAGCATAGTGAATAGAGCCTAGGTAGACATATTTCCCATTATCCGATTCAAATCTATCTTATttcattttattaatataaaacaccAAAAATATAGTTTTTACTTTATTACttctcttgatttggctaatcgttaaatagccaccaacaattattcgtatttatctTTATTTCACATTCTGTTTAGTTAATTGTATTTAGTAATTTTATCTTAATTTGCGctaaatactgtccttggaacgatacttggatttaccaatatatatactgctacacgatcgggtacactgctcgtTAGTGTGAATCTTAATAAATGGTATTTTCCTAAtataaataatagacgcgattttacacatcaagtttttggcgctgctgccggggatatTTGTGTTAATTTGAGATTATTTGCGTTTTGTGATTAtttgagtttttttttatttttaggtaGTTTATTTATTTCTTGTTCGTTTCTGTTTTGAGTCGGTACGTTTAATCTGGTTGTTAGTTGTGTTTCGCAGATTACAGGTTGTATATGCCCGATACTCATTCTTTTGGTAATCCGTTGTTTAGACCATATCCAGAACCAGAAAGAATTCTTTAGAGAGTGAACAGAGAACGGTCAGATACAGTGGGTTCTCCATCTACATCTAGTCGAATTGTTATTCCATTAGGTAGTGAAGTTGAAACGGTTATTCCTCTGACACCTGAAGTGCGTATAATGGGGGATTAAACTCAAAGTATGGCTGCTAAGATGAAGGCCACCCGAGTTGACCAAGGTAATTCGATCACTCAACCGGTAGTGACTACTACATTTGATATTAAGGGGCCGATTTTGGAAATGATCAACAGTAAATGTCAGTTTAGTGGTAAGCCCAGTGAGGATGCGAATGAGCATATTCGAATTTTCAAGGGAATATGTGGTTTGTTTAAGATCCTGGACATTCTAGATGAGGTGGTTTATTTGAGGCTTTTCCCGTGGACGCTAACGGGAGAGGCAAGTGCATGGTTGAATGGGTTACCTGAGGGAACAATCGACACTTGGAATATGTTGCAGGAGAAATTTTTGGGTAAATACTTTCCAGCTTCAAAAGCTGCTAGGCTTCAACAGGAACTTACTCAGTTTCGCCAGCACCCAAATGAGACGTTGTATGATTCGTGGTCCCGTTTTAGTAGGATGTTGCGTGCTTGTCCACAGCACGGGTTGGATACTTTTCACAAAGTTCAAATCTTCTACAAGGGGTGCAATGTTCCTACTCGTGTTAAGATTGATCAAGCTGCTGGGGGTTCGCATATGGATAAAACAGAGCAAGAAGCTTATGAGGTTATTGAGAAACAAGCAGAATATTCCCACGAGTggcatcaagagaatgattttactCATCCTACTTCTACAGTcgcaagcgccggtgcttatgacaaTATTGGGTTGATTAGTGCAAAGTTAGATGGCATCTCACGAAATATTGAGAAGATTAATAAGGAGATACATGCTATTAAGGTAGGATGTGAGTATTGCGGTGGTCCACACCTGGGTAAGGATTGTGACGCTGGTTTGACTATGGATCAAAAGGAGCAAGTGGCTTATTTGACTCAACAAAATAACAACCAGTTTCAAGGAAGAGCTCAATTTAATAGAAACTTCAACAATTCGTATAACTCGCAAGGTAGAGGTCAGAATGCTAATTTCGGGGGCTCTAGTGGTTTTTTTCAACAACGCGCCCTGGGATATTATGAAAAGCCTGATGTGGAAGAAAAGAAGTCAAGTTTGGAATCTATGATCGAAACATTAGTGGCATCTCAAACACAGCTTGTTATAAGTGTTAATCATACTAATGAGAAAAACGAGCAAATGTTTTGAAACTAACATTCTGCTATACAGAATTTGGAAAGGCAAATAAGTAGTCTTGCGGGTACTATAAATGACAAGAAACAGGGTGAGTTGCCTAGAGATGCAAAGATCAACTTGAGAGGTGAAAATTTGAACGTAATTGTGTCTTCGTCGGAAGAGAAGTCGGGTGATGAGAAGAGTTCATTGAAAGTAAAAGAGGTTAAAGATGTTCCACCAGTTGTTAAGAATGAGAAGCCTGTGGTTAAACCGTATAGACCACCGATTCCCTTCCCGAGAAAGGGGGTTGAATACGAGGTGGTGGAGAGACCTTCTAACCTTAATAATGTTTGTTTTGATAGCTCTTTTTCAGGTACTTCCAAGATGCAAAAAGAAATACGAAAAGAGGCCAGGAAAGAAAAGAGAAGAGAGGAGCATGAAGCAAATATTAAAGCAAAGCAAGAACTTAAGGCTGCACGGGCAGTTCCAATAAAAGTTGAACATCCGGTTTTTCCACCAAAgctgggtgatccgggtgaatttataatTTCTTGTTTACTTAGAGACTCTGTAATGTATAATGGGTTGGTAGATTCGGGGGCAAGTTTAAATGTTATGCCCTTAGCTTTGTATAAATGATCAGGGTTTCCTGATTTATCACCCACTACCATTAGCATCAGTTTATATGACCAAGCCAAGAAACACCCGGTCGGTATGGCGGAAGATGTGCATGTCCGGATTGGTGACATGAATTTCTTGGCGAATTTTGTGGTTATGGATGTGGAGGAACACCGATGTCCCTCTTATTTTCGGGAGTCCTTTTCTTTTTACCGCCCGAATGTTAGTTGATGAGGAAGCGAGTAAGCTTACGTTGAAAgaaggtgacaaatcggtcacattTATGAGAAAAAAATGTAGATACCTACCCACTAAGGTTATGGGGTACTTAGGAACGGTTGTGACTATTAAAAATAATTGTGATCCTTTAAATACCCCAATTGAAAAAGACAAGGGTGAAACATTTATGTGTGGGGTGGTTTAACCTCAACCACTTGATAACCCACACTACATTGACCCTTTAGTTGAGAAGTTGGTATACGAACTTGTTGTTGATCATAGTATGAGAAAATTGTACAAACGAGTTCATGAGGCTAGACGTAAGGGGGACTATAAATTGTGTAACCGGCTTTTATCAGATTTATCGCCTATCGAAAGGGCAAAACTATTTAaatttgttgtagtgacccgaacttttccatgtttatatatattaattgagattgatatttacatgattaaatgtttccaacatgttaagcaatcaaacttgttaagacttgattaattgaaatatgtttcatatagacaattgaccacccaagttgaccggtgattcacgaacgttaaaacttgtaaaaactatatgatgacatatatatggatatatatatagttaacatgatactatgataagtaaacatatcattaagtatattaacaatgaactacatatgtaaaaacaagactactaacttaatgatttttaaacgagacatatatgtaacgattatcgttgtaaagacatttaatgtatatatatcatattaagagatattcatacatgataatatcatgataatataataatttaaaatctcatttgatattataaacattgggttaacaacatttaacaagatcgttaacctaaaggtttcaaaacaacacttacatgtaacgactaacgatgacttaacgactcagttaaaatgtatatacatgtagtgttttaatatgtatttatacacttttgaaagacttcaatacacttatcaaaatacttctacttaacaaaaatgcttacaattacatcctcgttcagtttcatcaacaattctactcgtatgcacccgtattcgtactcgtacaatacacagcttttagatgtatgtactattggtatatacactccaatgatcagctcttagcagcccatgtgagtcacctaacacatgtgggaaccatcatttggcaactagcatgaaatatctcataaaattacaaaaatatgagtaatcattcatgacttatttacgtgaaaacaaaattacatatcctttatatctaatccatacaccaacgaccaaaaacacctaaaaacactttcattcttcaattttcttcatctaattgatctctctcaagttctatcttcaagttctaagtgttcttcatatattctacaagttctagttacataaaatcaagaatactttcaagtttgctagctcacttccaatcttgtaaggtgatcatccaacctcaagaaatctttgtttcttacagtaggttatctttctaatacaaggtaataatcatattcaaactttggttcaatttctataactataacaatcttatttcaagtgatgatcttacttgaacttgttttcgtgtcatgattctgcttcaagaacttcgagccatccaaggatccgttgaagctagatccatttttctcttttccagtaggtttatccaaggaacttaaggtagtaatgatgttcataacatcattcgattcatatatataaaactatcttattcgaaggtttaaactcgtaatcactagaacatagtttagttaattctaaacttgttcgcaaacaaaagttaatccttctaacttgacttttaaaattaaataaacacatgttctatatctatatgatatgctaacttaatgatttaaaacctggaaacacgaaaaacaccgtaaaaccggatttacgccgtcgtagtaacaccgcgggctgttttgggttagttaattaaaaactatgataaactttgatttaaaagttgtaattctgagaaaatgatttttattatgaacatgaaactatatccaaaaattatggttaaactcaaagtggaagtatgttttctaaaatggtcatctagacgtcgttctttcgactgaaatgactacctttacaaaaacgacttgtaacttatttttccgaccataaacctatacttttctgtttagattcataaaataaagttcaatatgaaaccatagcaatttgattcactcaaaacggatttaaaatgaagaagttatgggtaaaacaagattggataatttttctcattttagctacgtgaaaattggtaacaaatctattccaaccataacttaatcaacttgtattgtatattatgtaatcttgagataccatagacacgtatacaatgtttcgacctatcatgtcgacacatctatatatatttcggaacaaccatagacactctatatgtgaatgttggagttagctatacagggttgaggttgattccaaaatatatatagtttgagttgtgatcaatactgagatacgtatacactgggtcgtggattgattcaagataatatttatcgatttatttctgtacatctaactgtggacaactagttataggttactaacgaggacagctgacttaataaacttaaaacatcaaaatatattaaaagtgttgtaaatatattttgaacatactttaatatatatgtatatattgttataggttcgtgaatcaacagtggccaagtcttacttcctgacgaagtaaaaatatgtgaaagtgagttatagtcccactttaaaaatctaatatttttgggatgagaatacatgcaggttttataaatgatttacaaaatagacacaagtacgtaaaactacattctatggttgaattatcgaaatcgaatatgccccttgttattaagtctggtaatctaagaattagggaacagacaccctaattgacgcgaatcctaaagatagatctatcgggcccaacaagccccatccaaagtaccggatgctttagtacttcgaaatttatatcatatccgaagggtgtcccggaatgatggggatattcttatatatgcatcttgttaatgtcggttaccaggtgttcaccatatgaatgatttttatctctatgtatgggatgtgtattgaaatatgaaatcttgtggtctattattatgatttgatatatataggttaaacctataactcaccaacatttttgttgacgttttaagcatgtttattctcaggtgattattaagagcttccgctgtcgcatacttaaataaggacgagatttggagtccatgcttgtatgatattgtgtaaaaactgcattcaagaaacttattttgttgtaacatatttgtattgtaaaccattatgtaatggtcgtgtgtaaacaggatattttagattatcattatttgataatctacgtaaagctttttaaacctttattgatgaaataaaggttatggtttgttttaaaaagaatgcagtctttgaaaaacgtctcatatagaggtcaaaacctcgcaacgaaatcaattaatatggaacgtttttaatcaataagaacgggacatttcagttggtatccgagcattggtcttagagaaccagaattttgcattagtgtgtcttatcgagtttgttaggatgcattagtgagtctggacttcgaccgtgtttacttgaaaaatgattgcttaacaaattttgttggaaactatatatttttaacatgtgaatattatgtgatatattaatctcttaacgcgtttgatattatgtgatagatgtctacctctagaacaagtcccattgactcacctaataataatgaagagtcaaatgtaaattggaatgattcgtggactgattcacaagttcccgaagaggaaccggaagaagagtcggaaccggaagaagaatcggaaccggaagaagaatcggaaccagatgaagaaatagaactggtgggggaaataataaaatggttaagtaaaagaaaatcctcaaccaaccgaccaaggttaattatggtcaatggtgtttccgccaaggaagcaaaatattgggaggattaccaattctccgatgaatcggattccgacgagaattccgatgatgttatagaaattaccccaactgaatttaaaaaggcaaaagaaaataataagggaaagggcataaaaatagagaaatctaattccaaccccgatgaactttatatgtatcgtcaacccccgaagtccttaagttgtaacaatgacccgggaacctctaaaccaccaggtttttctaaaccaatgtggaaaattacggctcgtattaggggaacatcatatatccctagaaacttggcaaaacgaatcaaaaaccgaagaagaagaaacaagctagtcggaataagatagttgtattcgtgtggtgtaatatatgtaatatagtgtgcttatgctttatgatatatgtaaaaattgcttgtattaataagtattttttttatgaatctaactcttgtctattttacagtataaaaatacaaaatggatagacaacccaatattttaagagacctacccggagacatgattgatgaaatcttgtctagagtcggtcagaattcttcggcacaactatttaaggcgagatcagtttgtaagacattcgaagaacgttccaagaatgccttggtttataaaaggctttcgttcgaaagatgggggatatcacattgggaaatccataagttacgatgtgtttactttgacgcatatattgcggggaacccaaatgctattttaagcaatgggttaagaaattattttgactcaatatatccgaatattggacttcgtgatttagaaaaagcggctaacatgcaacataaagaagcatgttatgcttacggattagtaatgttcgcttctcaccaaagtgagaacaagaacatcgggctacaaccattaaacaaaactttcccacaagtgacagagtcggtaattggggtaagaaatgaggtttttagattgttacgggactgttggacattacgtaaccctcgtccctttgacgacgttacaacacgctgtcttatcaacggccataacggttatgttccacaagaccaaggatgggaagtaatcctagtaaaaccagaatgcatgacttgtttctggacgtatgaattatgtgtctttattgcctttgctgaacgacttgtgtactagctagaactatcttcacaaccatcttgtatcaaatttattgtgtgctatatttcatgctatatgtaaaataagcggtattgtaagtttgtaaaatattgtgtaaaagtttgaacgcgaaatattattataatcagtttttcatatagaattgtagtagttgaattgtatattagctactaagtatgaacttaacgggtaggtactacccaaatttaaacttataaaacgctaatatgaagaaaaagcttttataaatgagttcatattatgctacgaaatactattaactactcttaatattctgtatgattaacttgttccatttgactattttgaaggaaatggcaccgactactcgacacaccgtgaatatgaatgaagaggaattccgtacttttctagcttcaaac includes these proteins:
- the LOC139854554 gene encoding uncharacterized protein, yielding MAAKMKATRVDQGNSITQPVVTTTFDIKGPILEMINSKCQFSGKPSEDANEHIRIFKGICGLFKILDILDEVVYLRLFPWTLTGEASAWLNGLPEGTIDTWNMLQEKFLGKYFPASKAARLQQELTQFRQHPNETLYDSWSRFSRMLRACPQHGLDTFHKVQIFYKGCNVPTRVKIDQAAGGSHMDKTEQEAYEVIEKQAEYSHEWHQENDFTHPTSTVASAGAYDNIGLISAKLDGISRNIEKINKEIHAIKVGCEYCGGPHLGKDCDAGLTMDQKEQVAYLTQQNNNQFQGRAQFNRNFNNSYNSQGRGQNANFGGSSGFFQQRALGYYEKPDVEEKKSSLESMIETLVASQTQLVISNLERQISSLAGTINDKKQGELPRDAKINLRGENLNVIVSSSEEKSGDEKSSLKVKEVKDVPPVVKNEKPVVKPYRPPIPFPRKGVEYEVVERPSNLNNVCFDSSFSGTSKMQKEIRKEARKEKRREEHEANIKAKQELKAARAVPIKVEHPVFPPKLGDPGFPDLSPTTISISLYDQAKKHPVGMAEDVHVRIGDMNFLANFVVMDVEEHRCPSYFRESFSFYRPNVIKEADEWLMSKADVDDIGVGSWKLSDDGTYDPGAG